The following proteins are co-located in the Salinigranum halophilum genome:
- a CDS encoding PAS domain-containing protein — protein MCSTQKVGVIFWDGDGTNADANDAFLKMLGLDYDDALGTSRRDLSPEGVLPSRKVPPH, from the coding sequence CTGTGTTCGACTCAAAAAGTCGGCGTCATCTTCTGGGACGGAGACGGTACGAACGCGGACGCGAACGACGCTTTCCTCAAGATGCTGGGCCTTGACTACGATGACGCGCTAGGCACGTCGCGGCGAGACCTCTCGCCCGAAGGAGTTCTACCGAGCCGGAAAGTGCCACCTCATTGA
- a CDS encoding acyltransferase, whose translation MTKIIKSAEYSLMEKTLFIRFQIDYLNANLMVLNKSSILPLAKDIGLRGALTSIRYSLRTSPGINLVFGRKVSVSIKPEASIECSGRFDFGLNSSAVHDSTGGSRLRIDDTAVVRIAMGGGVARIGPGSHLRIEGNFTMGGSSYISGKSNITCREELKIGRDSAIAWGVDIMDTNMHHHVIEGELQNYEAPVVIGDDVWIGANATILPGVTIENNAIVAANSVVTGTVESGTMVAGNPASVVATDVCWY comes from the coding sequence ATGACCAAGATCATCAAGTCCGCCGAATATTCTCTAATGGAGAAAACATTATTTATAAGATTCCAAATTGATTATTTAAATGCTAACCTCATGGTACTAAATAAATCGAGCATACTACCTCTGGCGAAGGATATTGGCCTCCGAGGTGCATTGACCTCTATTAGATACTCCCTGCGTACCTCCCCTGGAATAAATCTGGTATTTGGGCGAAAGGTCTCTGTATCAATAAAACCGGAAGCAAGTATCGAGTGTAGTGGACGATTCGACTTTGGACTCAACAGTAGTGCTGTACATGACTCTACTGGTGGGTCAAGGTTACGTATTGATGATACTGCTGTAGTACGCATTGCAATGGGTGGTGGTGTCGCTCGGATTGGACCTGGCTCTCATCTTCGAATTGAAGGTAACTTCACTATGGGTGGTTCAAGCTATATTTCCGGAAAATCAAATATAACTTGTAGGGAAGAACTAAAAATCGGAAGAGACTCTGCCATCGCGTGGGGTGTTGATATTATGGATACAAACATGCACCATCATGTTATAGAGGGAGAACTACAAAATTATGAAGCACCTGTAGTTATCGGAGACGACGTTTGGATTGGAGCGAACGCCACGATCCTTCCTGGTGTTACGATTGAAAACAATGCCATCGTGGCTGCTAACAGTGTGGTTACCGGAACTGTAGAATCAGGTACAATGGTTGCCGGGAACCCTGCGTCAGTTGTTGCAACAGATGTGTGTTGGTACTAG
- a CDS encoding glycosyltransferase, whose translation MHKKQPIDVACLVSHPIQYQVPLFQNLSDQSDINLHVYFCDDHGVNDSFDKQFNREISWDIPLLKGYESTFLSNISPKPNQSSVAGMVNPSIAWHIVRQNTDVLWVHGWEGITHWLSFAVARFSKTPIIIRGDSTLASTQRLPQMLKKTRELVLRTLFSNINAFAVTGTPNREFYNSFGISENLLFDAPLTVDNSWFQKRHPDRVLQAETREKIGIPPSDIVILQVGKLINRKRADLLIRLVKKIDKQNVSLLLVGDGPQKENYERLASELGVSDSVYFTGFVEQSELPKMYGISDIFVLASNYEPWGLVINEAMNFSLPIVASDTVGASQDLIKENGAVFKSGSVRSLQNQIEPFVSDDKLRLSAGIESKKLINDWSIDSTARGIIAAAKYCLN comes from the coding sequence ATGCATAAGAAACAACCAATAGACGTAGCTTGCCTTGTGTCACATCCGATTCAGTATCAGGTACCGCTCTTCCAGAACCTTTCAGACCAATCGGACATTAATTTACACGTATATTTCTGTGACGATCATGGGGTGAATGATAGCTTTGACAAACAATTTAACCGGGAGATTAGTTGGGACATCCCTCTTCTAAAAGGATATGAATCAACATTCTTATCGAACATTTCACCAAAACCCAATCAATCATCTGTAGCAGGAATGGTAAACCCTAGTATCGCTTGGCATATTGTACGGCAGAATACAGACGTTCTTTGGGTACATGGTTGGGAAGGTATAACTCACTGGCTTTCATTCGCTGTTGCTCGCTTTTCAAAGACTCCCATAATCATCAGAGGAGACTCAACCTTAGCTAGCACACAGAGACTCCCCCAAATGCTAAAGAAAACTCGAGAACTCGTATTGCGAACCCTTTTTTCGAATATAAACGCATTTGCAGTTACGGGCACCCCAAACAGAGAGTTTTATAATTCGTTTGGAATATCAGAAAATTTATTATTTGATGCTCCTCTGACCGTGGATAACTCTTGGTTTCAAAAGCGCCATCCTGATCGTGTCTTACAAGCTGAGACTCGAGAGAAGATTGGCATACCTCCTTCCGATATTGTGATATTACAGGTTGGTAAGCTCATCAATCGAAAGAGGGCGGACTTACTTATTAGATTGGTTAAAAAAATAGACAAACAGAACGTTTCTCTACTCTTAGTTGGTGATGGACCTCAAAAAGAAAATTATGAGAGACTGGCATCAGAGCTAGGAGTGTCTGATAGTGTCTACTTTACGGGATTTGTGGAACAATCTGAGCTGCCAAAAATGTATGGTATTTCAGACATATTTGTACTAGCTAGCAATTATGAGCCTTGGGGTTTAGTAATAAATGAAGCGATGAATTTTTCATTGCCAATTGTTGCGTCAGACACTGTCGGAGCGTCTCAAGACTTGATTAAAGAAAATGGTGCCGTATTTAAATCTGGAAGTGTTCGTAGCCTACAAAACCAGATTGAACCATTTGTGTCCGATGACAAATTAAGATTGTCTGCAGGAATTGAATCAAAAAAACTCATTAACGATTGGTCAATTGATTCTACAGCACGAGGAATAATTGCTGCTGCGAAGTACTGTTTGAATTGA